Below is a window of Malania oleifera isolate guangnan ecotype guangnan chromosome 1, ASM2987363v1, whole genome shotgun sequence DNA.
taaaatttatgtttcCAAATATTACATCTATATTGTGTTTAGGAGTATAGATTCcgagatttaaatttaaatttatacaatcTCTAAAAGAAATTAATATAATCttagaatatattttatttaaatttatataaatttatatttaaagtCTCAACTCTATTTCAATTCCTCCCAACAGAAGATTTAATTAAACTCATTTCTCTAACATAAATAATACACAATAGAATGGCGCCCGCTTAGAGAAGTGGAAACACATTTTCATCTGGGAATGTCTCTGGGTGGAAAAGCAAGTGAATATACACTCAACATGCATGTAAAGTGAGGGCAATGCCCCGCTGGCAGAGATGTACAACACGGACCGCGGCTTAGCGGCGCTTCCATTTCTATGTTGtctttactatatatatatatttggacaTTAATAATAttcttataatataatattattatacattcctaaattcataataataatttattttaaaaaatttatagtatttattattttcatttcatagtataagataattatataagttttgaaatcatattgccttttattattttagttaattatATTATTAGGTGTTGATGcttgtatttatgatatatacTTGAAACTTTAAGatgaaatttatttattatttagtaaaAAATGTTAGAACGTTTTGCACGAAAAATTTGATTATTACTTATAGATATTGTTTATACACAATTTAGTCTAAtgataaatattataaaatattaattagaatTCAAATGTTAAAAAGTCAAACCATGCATCTtgtaagtattttaaaaaatttacaaagaaaaaaaaaacaaaatagatTTCATGAATTAAagatttcattttgaaaataaaatattcaagaatgttattctaaatgaatttttttttaattccgtGAAAATATTTGTTACAACGTGTGTTTTAACAAATTAAAGATAGATTTTAGGACATTCCATTTCTTTGCATTACATTATTTACACATTATTTCAAattattacaaatatataaatGTATAATAATATTGGCACAATATAATCATAGAAAATTGAGATTTGAAGCCTGTTATATAAATAATGATTTTCCAAATGATGCCTCCTTTCTTACTTGGCAAATTTGATAGTTTGGTGATGCTCCATATAATGCAGGATTTTGTTTTATACCATTCACTTCAATAGTGGAGCAAAGTTAAATGTTATGTTTTGCAAAATATCGATAATTACTACAATAAATTAGCATCCTTTCAATGTCGACCAACACAAGCAAGGGAATAAGGAATTTCTAAGGAAGGTTTTTCAGGAGCATGACAAGTGATTGTTGCCAAGACATCAATTGAGATTCATGAATAGCATGATGTGACCAAGTATGTTGAAAGAAGTTTCCTTGAGGCACGCAAGGCACAAATGGATGACATTCAACACCACTTGATGAGCACATTTCGATATACTAAAGACAACATTACAAACATGAGCATTACAAAAGAGTACCAGAAAAATAGTAGGAAATTGATGGATGTGCAGGAGTGATACTTCTTCATTCTTCTAGTTCTATCCCCGTTGCAACCAGTTTTAAAAGTTCATGAATGCCTCCAAAGGATTTAGTATTCCCTTATTCCTTCTTGATAAATTCACTAATTTGGGTTGTGCAATTTGGTGTTTTTAATGAGTATTatccccttctttttttttttggaactgGAAAGAAGGGTTTTGTAGGTGATTATTGAATCTCTTCAAAAACAATGTTGTTATTGATGTTTCAATATGTATATTAGAAGAAATTGTTCTCACGGAATTAGcattatgtgtttttttttttagtctatCTATTTTTGTAGTGCACACCCACTTATATTAGGCAAAGGTCAACAAACAACCATAAATAGATGGTAAACTATGATTtttgttgcaaatatttttctttaattccAAAGTTGCTGAATATaatcaagattttcttttttttttttactgaaagCTCTATTCTTTCTTTGTGCAATTCGAGTTCTCAATTATGTTTAATGAGGACAATGACCAACAATATGCATGCCTACACAAAGTAACAATTCCATTTGTACTTGGTCTGAAACTTTATCTTGCagaataaaataagaaaatgcaTCTGTGACCTCTTGTGTGGAGAGAGTTGTTGGGCAAAGGTACCTTCGTCACTAAAGATGATATACTCATTTATAAAATCATCTACTTATGTAAATAGGTATACTTCCTGAAATGGAGATTGATAAtacaattatttttatatttgactTGAAGTCCAAGTGTGTAGAACAATAATATGAGCACTGTTGATTTTAACTCCTTATTGACTACTACAATTTGCACATGCCAAACAAATTTATTGGTTCCATAATTGCGACAATGAAATTTCATGAAATGGTTTGGTTAATGGTTTCCTTTGACCAAGAAATTCCTTAGTGATAGTCTTCATTGTTGGCCTGGACTTTGGTTTGGCATGTGCACAAGCAATAGCAAGTTTTGTAACAAGAACAAGCTCACTTGCAACTAGCTGATTGGTTGGAGGTGAAAGGCATAGGTCTATCACATCATTGAGCATTATGTATTTAGTAGATGGAGATGACAATGAGGAAAACAACTCTCCCAGATGCCTACCTATTATTATTTCGAGTGCCACCACCCCAAAGCTGTAAACATCACACTTTTCCGTAACAACCATGGAATAAGAAAATTCtgcataaaaaataataagatgTTAAAACATGGTCCTTCCTAACAATTAATGATATGTACCATGTTCAATCTAACCATCCACATTATGTTATATTATCAGAGTCACTATACCTGCAAACAAAAAATTCTACACATGTTGCGACACGACTAATAACAAAGGTGGTATGTTAGGACCGACAAGTCACTAAACCATAGATGAACCAATTAATAATACGAGGAAAATATCAAAAAGCTTAAAAGAAGAAGAATCTACAATCCACCTGGTGCAATATATCCATAAGTGCCTGCAACTATTGTTCGATTGGATGAATCGGGGTACAATAGCCTAGCAGTACCAAAGTCTGAGACTAAAGCCTCAAATTGAGAGTTCAAAAGAAGGTTGCTACTTGATATGTCTCGATGAACAATCGGTGGGATGCAATCATGGTGCATGTAAGATAGAGCATATGCTGTTGCCTTAACAATGTTGATGCGCTTAATCCAATCTAACTTCATTGCTTCATCATCATCCCTCAAGGCACAAAACAAGCTCCCCCTTTCCATGTACTCATAAATCAAAAACATGCATCGTCTATGTAGACAAAATCCATGAAGCTTCACAATGTTTCGATGTCGAATATGGGTTAACATGTGAACCTCATTCCTAAAACTATTATCAAATGCAGGCTCCTCAGCTTCCAAATGGTGAAGTTTCTTTAAAGCAACCACTTTCCCACTAGGCAATTGTGCTTTATAAACACTACCGTAACCTCCTGTCCCGATGCAGTATCTGATGTCGAAGTCCTCTGTTGCTTCAATAATGTCTTCATATGCAATCCTACCATCATAATTCCATATTGAAAATATGTCTCCATTCTTAATGACACTTGCTTCATTTTTTGTATTCTTTCCCTTTCGATGAGATAGGAAAACAAATCCAAGAGCAAGGAAAGATAGGAATATGCCGATGGGAATAAAAATGGACTTTTGGTGTCTTCCTATATTTCTCCTTGTTTTGTACATGAAGCCAATGGGTGCAGGGAATGGAAGGCAGGGAAGGAAAGGTCTCATCTTACCACACAAATTTTTGTTGCCAATTAGTTGCATGTATTCATTATAATTAAACCAACAATCATCTATTGGTCCATTGAGGGCATTATACGATAAGTCAATGAAAATTGAATCACAAAAATAAGATGGAAGGGTTCCAGAGATCTTATTATAGGAGAGATTCCAGACAACGTAAGGTTTCAGATATTTGAGTTTCAAAGGTAACCCTCCACTTATTATGTTATGACTAAGGTCAAGAGTAGATAAATTTTGAAGTTCTTCAATCCACAATGGAATAGATCCACTTAAAAAATTTCTACTCAATAGCAGCATTTCTAATTTGGAGCAATTTTTCAGATCACTTGGGACATGCCCGCTGAGGTCATTTTGTGAGAAGTCTAGACAAACAAGATTCCAAAGTCCTCCCATTTTTCTTGGTATTTCGCCAATAAGTTGGTTCGAAGATAGATTAAGGTACTCAAGTTGGGTTAATTGGGTAAGCTCTTGTGGTATGGTACCATTGAGTTTATTTGAGGAAAGGTCGAAGTATGTCAAATTGGTTAGACGAGCAAAGGCTGAAGGGACTGGGCCAGTGAGTCTATTATTATGAATGGACaaaaagttcaaatttttcaaatgaCTTAGGGGAGCAATTAGACCTACCAGCATGTTGTTTTCAAGGAATAACTCCTCCAAATTCTTCAAATTCCCTATTTGTGGAGGGATGGAACCACTTAATTGGTTAGAATGGAGTTGAAGAGTCTTCAAACTAATCAAATGACATAGAGGAGCAATTGGAGCGAGGAACTTGTTAAAACCCAAGTCTAGATGCTCCAACTTCTTCAAACTTTCGATCTCTGGTGGGATTGAACCATCGATATGATTACTATATATGAATAGAGATGTCAAATTCGTTAAATCGCCCAAAGAAGAAGGGAGTGGACCAACGAGGTTGTTAGAACCCAAGTGCAGCTCCTTTAGGTTCTTCAAGAGAGCAAGGGACGAAGGGATTGGTCCTGCAAGACTGTTGTCACTGAGATTTAGAGAAATTaaatttgtcaaatttcccatGAGTGAGAGAATGGAGACACTGAATGCATTGTGAGAAAGATCGAGCTCCACTAGTTGGGTGAGGTTAGAGAAGGAAAAAGGTGGCAACTCATCAGAAAGAAAATTATCGGAAAGATTGAGGTACTTGAGCTTCTGTAGAGCACCAATCGTGTAAGGAATACTCCCATGGAGATCATTCCCACTGAGATCCAGACGTTCCAGGTATGGAAAAGAAGAGAAGTTAATCGTGCGAGGGTTCAAATTTAGGTCGGGGATAGAATAAGGAAGGGAAATTTCAGTGATATTACCAGCGTCATTACACGTTATGCCACCCCACAAGCAGTGAACTAAACGGGAACCAAAGTCGGGGGTGTTGTTGCCTGCGGTTGCGGTGGAGTTCCACCATCCACTATCAAGGAGAGTCTTCACTTCTGTTTCCAAA
It encodes the following:
- the LOC131155537 gene encoding MDIS1-interacting receptor like kinase 2-like; amino-acid sequence: MASSFFLHPISLFSRAAAFVSFYATCTIIAIFLVVSSSLVLETEVKTLLDSGWWNSTATAGNNTPDFGSRLVHCLWGGITCNDAGNITEISLPYSIPDLNLNPRTINFSSFPYLERLDLSGNDLHGSIPYTIGALQKLKYLNLSDNFLSDELPPFSFSNLTQLVELDLSHNAFSVSILSLMGNLTNLISLNLSDNSLAGPIPSSLALLKNLKELHLGSNNLVGPLPSSLGDLTNLTSLFIYSNHIDGSIPPEIESLKKLEHLDLGFNKFLAPIAPLCHLISLKTLQLHSNQLSGSIPPQIGNLKNLEELFLENNMLVGLIAPLSHLKNLNFLSIHNNRLTGPVPSAFARLTNLTYFDLSSNKLNGTIPQELTQLTQLEYLNLSSNQLIGEIPRKMGGLWNLVCLDFSQNDLSGHVPSDLKNCSKLEMLLLSRNFLSGSIPLWIEELQNLSTLDLSHNIISGGLPLKLKYLKPYVVWNLSYNKISGTLPSYFCDSIFIDLSYNALNGPIDDCWFNYNEYMQLIGNKNLCGKMRPFLPCLPFPAPIGFMYKTRRNIGRHQKSIFIPIGIFLSFLALGFVFLSHRKGKNTKNEASVIKNGDIFSIWNYDGRIAYEDIIEATEDFDIRYCIGTGGYGSVYKAQLPSGKVVALKKLHHLEAEEPAFDNSFRNEVHMLTHIRHRNIVKLHGFCLHRRCMFLIYEYMERGSLFCALRDDDEAMKLDWIKRINIVKATAYALSYMHHDCIPPIVHRDISSSNLLLNSQFEALVSDFGTARLLYPDSSNRTIVAGTYGYIAPEFSYSMVVTEKCDVYSFGVVALEIIIGRHLGELFSSLSSPSTKYIMLNDVIDLCLSPPTNQLVASELVLVTKLAIACAHAKPKSRPTMKTITKEFLGQRKPLTKPFHEISLSQLWNQ